In Brachypodium distachyon strain Bd21 chromosome 2, Brachypodium_distachyon_v3.0, whole genome shotgun sequence, one genomic interval encodes:
- the LOC100836752 gene encoding probable WRKY transcription factor 70 — MAWPPPLMQVMDDLIKGQEFATQLQGLLRDNPKVGLLMDQILQRFSRAIDAAKAGAGEWSSDVQSEVTYGGSGGGKRKSGAGGDSSRGACRRRTQQSSVVTKTMNTLDDGQAWRKYGQKYIHNSKHPRAYFRCTHKYDQQCAAQRQVQRCEDDDDDKDTFRVTYIGVHTCRDPAAAPVHVTRTAGCHLISFGPTPTTTTSTTTTAQVGSGLQSLKRESGGDQEEVLSSSTPAATPPAPAWPDLGDVTSAPHCCYAGVDFLEDYTQGLEYILPFDLDG, encoded by the exons ATggcgtggccgccgccgttgatGCAGGTGATGGATGACCTCATCAAGGGGCAGGAGTTCGCGACGCAGCTGCAGGGTCTCCTCCGGGACAACCCCAAAGTCGGGCTTCTCATGGATCAGATCCTGCAAAGATTTTCCCGCGCCATTGACGCCGCCAAGGCCGGTGCCGGCGAGTGGTCTTCGGACGTGCAGAGCGAGGTCACCTACgggggaagcggcggcgggaagaGGAAGTCCGGCGCCGGAGGGGATAGCAGCAGGGGTGCCTGTCGGAGAAG GACCCAGCAATCCTCCGTGGTGACGAAAACCATGAACACCTTGGACGACGGGCAGGCCTGGCGCAAGTACGGCCAGAAGTACATACACAACTCCAAGCACCCAAG GGCCTATTTCCGGTGCACGCACAAGTACGACCAGCAGTGCGCGGCGCAGCGGCAGGTGCAGCGAtgcgaagacgacgacgacgacaaggaCACCTTCAGGGTGACATACATCGGCGTGCACACCTGCCgggaccccgccgccgctccggttCACGTCACCCGCACAGCCGGCTGCCATCTCATCAGCTTCGGGCCCACTCCTACCACGACGACAAGCACCACCACGACCGCCCAGGTGGGGTCCGGCCTGCAGAGCCTCAAGcgggagagcggcggcgaccagGAGGAGGTGCTCAGCAGCAGTACCCCCGCTGcgacgccgccggcaccggctTGGCCGGACCTGGGCGACGTCACGTCCGCCCCGCACTGCTGCTACGCTGGCGTTGACTTCTTGGAGGATTACACGCAAGGTCTTGAGTACATACTGCCGTTCGATCTCGATGGTTGA